Proteins found in one Deltaproteobacteria bacterium HGW-Deltaproteobacteria-18 genomic segment:
- a CDS encoding tRNA 2-thiocytidine biosynthesis protein TtcA — protein MAQWGRLKYAQQFCLGQTGKIMQQAGMAWPGARIGLAVSGGIDSWVMLQVMTMRQRIIPFPVELFVIHLNPGFDGMTHAPLAEWMRANGVAGHLETTDFGPRAHSSENRKKSPCFFCAWHRRKRLFDICRQYNLTHLALGHNTDDLVSTFFMNMLRTGKVYGLVPKESYFGGRLTLIRPLLLLDKATITQACRQWKLPVWENDCPSKDKTSRSKTLNQALALCEGDKRIRTNMFNALRRWQMESWPGMI, from the coding sequence ATGGCCCAGTGGGGAAGACTCAAATACGCGCAGCAGTTCTGTCTCGGACAGACAGGCAAGATCATGCAGCAGGCGGGCATGGCATGGCCCGGGGCACGCATCGGGCTGGCCGTTTCCGGCGGCATTGACAGCTGGGTGATGCTTCAGGTCATGACCATGCGTCAGCGCATCATTCCCTTTCCCGTCGAACTGTTCGTCATCCACCTCAACCCCGGCTTTGACGGAATGACCCACGCCCCCCTGGCGGAATGGATGCGCGCAAACGGCGTGGCGGGACATCTGGAGACCACGGACTTCGGCCCCAGGGCGCACTCTTCCGAGAACCGCAAGAAATCACCATGCTTCTTCTGCGCATGGCACAGGCGCAAACGCCTCTTTGACATCTGCAGGCAATACAACCTGACCCACCTCGCTCTCGGCCACAACACCGACGATCTGGTCTCCACCTTCTTCATGAACATGCTGAGAACAGGCAAGGTGTACGGACTGGTCCCCAAGGAGAGCTATTTCGGAGGCAGGCTGACCCTCATCCGCCCCCTGCTCCTGCTGGACAAGGCCACCATCACCCAGGCGTGCAGGCAGTGGAAGCTCCCGGTCTGGGAAAACGACTGCCCCTCCAAGGACAAGACCTCCCGCAGCAAGACCCTCAATCAGGCCCTGGCGCTGTGCGAAGGCGACAAGCGCATCCGCACCAACATGTTCAACGCTCTGCGCCGCTGGCAGATGGAGTCCTGGCCCGGCATGATCTGA
- a CDS encoding DNA-directed RNA polymerase subunit omega, with amino-acid sequence MARITVEDCLEKVNNRFLIVQMAIKRVKQYHEGYEPLVASKNKEIVTALREIAEGKVLPDVERVEDLSFEADDQDE; translated from the coding sequence ATGGCCAGAATTACCGTTGAAGATTGCTTGGAGAAGGTCAACAACAGATTTCTGATCGTGCAGATGGCCATTAAGCGGGTCAAGCAATATCATGAAGGATACGAGCCTCTTGTTGCCAGTAAGAACAAGGAGATCGTGACCGCCCTCAGGGAAATTGCCGAAGGAAAGGTTCTGCCCGACGTGGAGCGCGTCGAGGACTTGAGTTTTGAAGCTGACGATCAGGATGAATAA
- the dnaJ gene encoding molecular chaperone DnaJ gives MADKRDYYEVLGVGRDASADVIKSAYRKMALQFHPDRNPDNPEAEDKFKEAAEAYEVLGDAGKRAQYDRFGHAGMNGQGFGDHFHSSEDVFSAFGDIFGDFFGFGAAAGGRRRPRAGADLRYNLTVSFRDAAKGTEVDLNIPKKEVCSDCSGSGSAPGHTAETCQHCRGQGQVTQSQGFFRISVPCPVCRGEGKVVTHPCAKCRGQGIVQVNKNLKVRIPGGVDNGSRLRLRGEGEPGDFGGPHGDLYVVIYVEEDKIFTRRGQDLVIVADITIVQAILGAKIEVPTLDEPVTLEIPKGTQSGKILRIKGMGLPHLGSTQKGDLLVEVSVRIPTKVTKKQEELLREFDKLEEGRPLNKVKDFFKKAMGD, from the coding sequence ATGGCTGACAAGCGTGATTATTACGAAGTGCTCGGTGTAGGCCGCGACGCCTCGGCGGACGTAATCAAGAGTGCCTACCGCAAGATGGCGTTGCAATTCCATCCGGACCGCAACCCCGACAATCCGGAGGCGGAAGACAAGTTCAAGGAAGCCGCGGAAGCATACGAAGTCTTGGGTGACGCGGGCAAGCGCGCCCAGTACGATCGTTTCGGGCATGCCGGCATGAATGGTCAGGGATTCGGGGATCATTTCCATTCTTCCGAAGACGTGTTCAGCGCTTTCGGTGACATCTTTGGTGATTTCTTCGGCTTCGGCGCTGCCGCCGGCGGCCGCAGGCGTCCGCGTGCCGGGGCTGATCTGCGCTACAACCTGACCGTTTCATTCCGTGATGCGGCCAAGGGTACGGAGGTTGACCTCAACATCCCCAAGAAGGAAGTCTGTTCCGATTGTTCCGGGTCGGGCTCCGCTCCCGGGCACACGGCCGAAACCTGCCAGCATTGTCGCGGCCAGGGTCAGGTGACCCAAAGCCAGGGCTTTTTCCGCATTTCCGTGCCGTGTCCGGTCTGTCGGGGCGAAGGCAAGGTCGTCACCCATCCCTGCGCCAAATGTCGCGGTCAGGGCATCGTGCAGGTCAACAAGAACCTCAAGGTGCGCATCCCCGGAGGCGTGGACAACGGCAGCCGCCTGCGTCTGCGCGGTGAGGGCGAGCCGGGTGATTTCGGCGGTCCGCACGGCGATCTGTATGTGGTCATCTATGTCGAGGAAGACAAAATCTTCACCCGCCGTGGCCAGGATCTGGTCATCGTGGCGGATATCACCATCGTGCAGGCCATACTTGGCGCCAAGATCGAGGTCCCGACTCTTGACGAACCCGTGACTCTGGAAATTCCCAAGGGCACGCAATCCGGCAAGATTCTGCGCATCAAGGGCATGGGCCTGCCGCATCTGGGCAGCACCCAGAAGGGCGATCTGTTGGTGGAGGTCTCTGTGCGCATCCCGACCAAGGTAACCAAGAAGCAGGAAGAATTGCTGCGCGAGTTCGACAAGCTCGAAGAGGGCCGTCCCCTGAACAAGGTCAAGGATTTCTTCAAGAAAGCCATGGGCGACTGA
- the moaC gene encoding cyclic pyranopterin monophosphate synthase MoaC — translation MDERLTHIDEAGNVVMVDVGDKADTRRRAVVRTRVLLNARTFDLLTRNALPKGDVLTTAKVAGIMAAKRTWELIPMCHPILLSKVDVKLTPVASELAIEIEAEARTTGPTGVEMEALMAAQVAAMTIYDMCKAVQRDILITDCRLTHKSGGKSGEFNAD, via the coding sequence ATGGACGAGAGGTTGACGCATATCGACGAGGCCGGAAACGTGGTCATGGTGGACGTGGGCGACAAGGCGGATACAAGACGCCGTGCGGTTGTGCGGACAAGGGTTCTGCTCAACGCGCGCACTTTCGACCTCTTGACCAGAAACGCCCTGCCCAAGGGTGACGTGCTGACCACGGCCAAGGTGGCCGGGATAATGGCCGCCAAGCGTACCTGGGAGCTTATCCCCATGTGCCATCCGATTCTGCTCTCCAAGGTCGACGTGAAGCTTACGCCAGTAGCTTCCGAGTTGGCCATAGAGATCGAAGCCGAGGCGCGGACCACCGGACCCACGGGCGTGGAGATGGAGGCGCTGATGGCCGCCCAGGTTGCGGCCATGACCATCTATGACATGTGCAAGGCCGTACAGCGTGACATTCTGATCACGGATTGCCGGCTTACGCACAAGAGCGGCGGGAAGAGCGGCGAGTTCAACGCCGACTGA
- a CDS encoding imidazole glycerol phosphate synthase subunit HisF — protein sequence MLSKRIIPCLDVRNGKLTKGIKFEGNIDIGDPVETARRYYEEGADEIVFYDITASHEGRGIMLKVVEDVASQIFIPFSVGGGISTVADMREVLLAGAEKISVNSAAVKTPHIISEGAAAFGSQCIVVGMDVLRVPKSEAIPSGYEIVIHGGRKHMGIDALWWAKEVERLGAGELCINSIDADGTKDGYELTLTRLITDNVRIPVIASGGAGNPQHMVDAVTEGRASAALIASIVHYGEYTVTDLKNYMAEKGVKVRRIW from the coding sequence ATGCTCAGTAAACGCATCATCCCCTGCCTCGACGTCCGGAACGGCAAGCTGACCAAGGGCATAAAATTCGAGGGCAACATCGACATCGGCGACCCCGTTGAGACAGCCCGGCGCTACTACGAGGAAGGCGCGGACGAGATCGTCTTCTACGACATCACCGCCTCCCACGAGGGCCGGGGCATCATGCTCAAGGTCGTGGAGGACGTAGCCTCCCAGATCTTCATCCCCTTCTCCGTGGGCGGCGGCATCTCCACCGTGGCCGACATGCGCGAGGTCCTCCTGGCCGGGGCGGAGAAGATCTCCGTCAACTCGGCGGCGGTCAAGACGCCCCACATCATCTCCGAGGGTGCGGCAGCCTTCGGGTCCCAGTGCATCGTCGTGGGCATGGACGTGCTGCGCGTGCCGAAAAGCGAAGCCATCCCCTCGGGCTACGAGATCGTCATCCACGGCGGCCGCAAGCACATGGGCATCGACGCCCTGTGGTGGGCCAAGGAGGTCGAGCGTCTGGGCGCGGGAGAACTGTGCATCAACTCCATCGACGCCGACGGCACCAAGGACGGCTACGAGCTGACCCTGACTAGACTTATCACGGACAACGTGCGCATCCCGGTCATCGCCTCGGGGGGGGCGGGCAATCCGCAGCACATGGTCGACGCAGTGACCGAAGGCCGCGCTTCGGCCGCACTCATCGCCTCCATCGTGCATTACGGCGAATACACCGTCACCGACCTCAAGAACTACATGGCCGAAAAAGGGGTCAAGGTGCGCCGGATCTGGTAA
- a CDS encoding imidazole glycerol phosphate synthase subunit HisH yields the protein MLAILDYKAGNLTSVKRALDYLSIPCTITADAQTIAGCQGLIFPGVGAAGSAMANLHQSGLRNVMAREIAAGKPLLGICLGCQILLEYSPENDTQTLGLIPGRCEIFTPDLTEEDGAPINIPHMGWNTVNTKKPCPLFNGISPESEFYFVHSYYPSPAPEFVIATTYYGREFCSVHGRDGLWSAQFHPEKSGRPGLKMLSNFFDYCREAANAQ from the coding sequence ATGCTAGCCATCCTTGACTACAAGGCCGGCAATCTGACCAGTGTCAAGCGCGCACTCGATTATCTCTCCATCCCGTGCACCATCACTGCCGATGCTCAAACCATTGCAGGCTGCCAGGGGCTCATCTTCCCCGGTGTCGGCGCGGCCGGTTCGGCCATGGCCAATCTGCACCAGTCCGGCCTGCGCAACGTCATGGCCCGGGAAATCGCGGCCGGCAAACCGCTGCTGGGCATTTGCCTCGGCTGCCAGATCCTGCTCGAATACAGCCCGGAAAACGACACCCAGACCCTTGGCCTCATCCCAGGACGCTGCGAAATCTTCACCCCGGACCTGACCGAAGAGGATGGCGCGCCCATCAACATTCCGCACATGGGCTGGAACACCGTGAACACCAAAAAGCCCTGTCCGCTCTTCAACGGCATCTCCCCTGAGAGCGAGTTCTATTTCGTGCATAGCTACTACCCGAGCCCGGCTCCGGAATTCGTCATCGCCACGACCTACTACGGCAGGGAGTTCTGCTCCGTGCACGGCCGCGACGGTTTGTGGTCGGCCCAGTTCCACCCGGAAAAAAGCGGACGCCCGGGCCTTAAGATGCTTTCGAACTTTTTCGACTATTGCAGGGAGGCGGCCAATGCTCAGTAA
- the rfaD gene encoding ADP-glyceromanno-heptose 6-epimerase, whose protein sequence is MIIITGGAGFIGSAMVWELNRQGYRDIVVVDNLASTNKWRNLVGLAYHRYIQKDKFLELLNTRYMEGRIEAVIHMGACSATTEADCDYLIRNNLEYSKAMCRFAQERNARFIYASSAATYGDGSRGFDDSDDAMEGLHPLNMYGYSKHLFDLWLKGDGLLDKMAGLKFFNVFGPNEYHKDDMRSVVCKAFTQIRQTGKLKLFKSYREEYADGEQRRDFVYIKDCVKVIDWLIKNPDVGGVFNVGTGQARTWNDLARGVFTAMGREPQIEYADMPDNLRGKYQYYTCADLTKLSSRGCDVNFRSLEDGVTDYVQNYLMQAYAHLTSRY, encoded by the coding sequence ATGATCATCATTACCGGAGGCGCGGGCTTCATCGGCAGCGCCATGGTCTGGGAATTGAACCGGCAGGGATACAGGGACATCGTCGTGGTCGACAATCTTGCTTCCACGAACAAATGGCGCAATCTGGTCGGGCTGGCCTATCATCGGTATATCCAGAAAGACAAATTCCTGGAATTGCTCAACACCAGATACATGGAAGGCCGGATCGAGGCCGTGATTCACATGGGGGCTTGCTCCGCGACCACTGAAGCAGATTGCGATTATCTCATCCGCAACAATCTGGAATATTCCAAGGCCATGTGCCGTTTCGCCCAGGAGCGCAATGCGCGCTTCATTTACGCCAGTTCCGCCGCAACCTACGGCGACGGCAGCAGGGGCTTCGATGACTCGGATGATGCCATGGAGGGTCTGCATCCGCTCAACATGTACGGCTATTCCAAGCACCTCTTCGATCTCTGGCTCAAGGGAGACGGGCTGCTGGACAAAATGGCCGGGCTCAAGTTCTTCAATGTCTTCGGCCCCAACGAATACCACAAGGACGACATGCGCTCCGTGGTCTGCAAGGCTTTCACCCAGATCCGCCAGACCGGGAAACTCAAACTCTTCAAATCCTATCGCGAGGAATACGCAGACGGCGAGCAACGCCGGGATTTCGTCTACATCAAGGATTGCGTGAAGGTCATTGACTGGCTCATCAAGAATCCGGACGTGGGTGGCGTCTTCAATGTGGGTACAGGCCAGGCCCGGACCTGGAATGACCTCGCGAGAGGGGTGTTCACGGCCATGGGTCGGGAGCCGCAGATCGAATACGCGGACATGCCGGACAACCTGCGCGGCAAATACCAGTATTACACCTGCGCCGACCTGACCAAGCTCTCCAGTCGTGGCTGTGACGTGAACTTCAGATCCCTGGAGGACGGGGTGACCGATTATGTGCAGAATTATCTGATGCAGGCCTACGCTCACCTTACTTCGAGATACTGA
- a CDS encoding excinuclease ABC subunit A, whose amino-acid sequence MDTKVIHIAGARQHNLKNLTLDIPRDKLVVVCGPSGSGKSTLAFDIVYAEGQRRYVESLSAYARQFLPQMDKPAIDLIEGLTPAISLEQQTLSKNPRSTVATVTEIYDFLRVFYARLGTPCCPDCGVPIAAQSSDEIMERILGLPEGTKFMLLAPQIDHKKGTHADLFKKLKTQGFVRARINGEVTSLDPVPELAKNLKHSIDLVVDRLVLKPDMRKRLADSVELGLKSGEGRIVVSIIGGEDIFFSTDAVCPKCSLSLPKPSPQLFSFNSPQGACPHCSGLGAVEYYEPMLLAPNGGQSLRQGAILPWKGRAFDRYAHDLKELGLRHRFTLDTPLQDLSSEARKALFHGDAQWPGVIHFLEQGGGLGHIWRDELARYRQTMNCPSCHGARLRPESLAVRIEGLNIFDFCSLPITRALSWLQGLGFSGVNVEISTPLLKELRHRLEFLVNVGLDYINLARNMTTLSGGEAQRIRLAGQLGSGLVGVTYVLDEPSIGLHPRDNQRLINTLRQLQGRGNTVLVVEHDEPTIRAADHVLELGPGSGFLGGELVFSGSPEDLVNKSKSLTGKYMRGELRIARPAKRRTSDRAIILRGVTTNNLRGIDARFPLSTLVCITGVSGSGKSSLVMDSLYKHLALAQGLKVDSPGTIGGIEGAGAVEKIISIDQSPIGRTPRSNPATYTKIFDEIRAIFAGSKDAKKRGYNVGRFSFNVRGGRCEACQGDGQIRVEMHFLPDVFVTCEVCGGKRYNRETLDILYRDKSIADVLDMTVRQARQFFANHPALERKLGVLEEVGLEYIRLGQPATTLSGGEAQRIKISRELGKRSLPGTLYILDEPTTGLHMHEVGKLIAVLHTLVDKGASVIVIEHNLDVVAASDHVIDLGPGGGENGGLIVAEGTPEDLKNNPGSVTGPFLEL is encoded by the coding sequence ATGGACACCAAAGTCATACATATCGCCGGCGCGCGTCAGCATAATCTCAAAAACCTGACCCTGGACATCCCCCGGGACAAGCTGGTCGTGGTCTGCGGCCCTTCCGGTTCGGGCAAGTCCACCCTGGCCTTCGACATCGTCTACGCCGAAGGCCAGCGGCGCTATGTTGAATCCCTGTCCGCCTACGCCCGCCAGTTCCTGCCGCAAATGGACAAGCCGGCCATCGACCTCATCGAGGGCCTCACTCCGGCCATCTCCCTGGAACAGCAGACCCTGTCCAAGAACCCGCGTTCCACCGTGGCCACGGTCACGGAAATCTACGATTTTCTGCGTGTCTTCTATGCGCGCCTCGGCACGCCCTGCTGCCCGGATTGCGGCGTGCCCATCGCGGCCCAGAGCAGCGACGAGATCATGGAACGCATTCTCGGCCTGCCGGAAGGGACAAAATTCATGCTTCTGGCGCCCCAGATCGATCACAAAAAGGGCACCCATGCGGATCTGTTCAAGAAGCTCAAGACCCAGGGTTTTGTCCGCGCCAGGATCAACGGCGAGGTGACGAGCCTGGATCCGGTTCCGGAACTGGCCAAAAACCTGAAGCACAGCATCGATCTGGTCGTGGACCGCCTGGTCTTGAAACCCGACATGCGCAAACGCCTGGCCGACTCCGTGGAACTGGGCCTGAAGTCCGGCGAGGGACGGATCGTCGTATCCATCATCGGCGGTGAGGACATCTTCTTCTCCACCGACGCCGTCTGTCCCAAATGCAGCCTGAGCCTGCCCAAACCGAGCCCCCAACTTTTTTCCTTCAACAGTCCTCAGGGTGCCTGCCCGCACTGCTCGGGCCTGGGAGCCGTCGAGTACTACGAGCCCATGCTGCTCGCGCCCAATGGGGGACAGTCCCTGCGCCAGGGGGCGATCCTGCCCTGGAAGGGCCGGGCTTTCGACCGCTACGCCCATGACCTGAAGGAATTGGGGCTCCGGCATCGCTTCACCCTGGACACGCCCTTGCAGGACCTCAGCTCCGAAGCAAGAAAGGCCCTGTTCCACGGCGACGCCCAGTGGCCTGGAGTGATCCATTTTCTCGAACAGGGAGGAGGGCTCGGCCACATCTGGCGCGACGAACTGGCCCGCTACCGCCAGACCATGAACTGTCCGTCCTGCCATGGCGCACGCCTGCGGCCCGAATCCCTGGCGGTGCGCATCGAAGGTCTGAACATATTCGATTTCTGTTCGCTGCCCATCACCCGGGCCCTCTCCTGGCTGCAAGGACTGGGCTTCTCCGGCGTAAACGTGGAGATCAGCACCCCGCTTTTGAAGGAACTCCGCCACCGGCTTGAATTTCTGGTCAACGTCGGGCTCGACTACATCAACCTGGCCCGCAACATGACCACCCTGTCCGGCGGCGAAGCCCAGCGCATCCGCCTGGCCGGGCAGCTTGGCTCCGGCCTGGTCGGCGTGACCTATGTTCTGGACGAACCGAGCATCGGCCTGCACCCGCGCGACAACCAGCGACTGATCAACACCCTGCGGCAGCTTCAGGGACGCGGCAACACGGTGCTCGTGGTCGAACACGATGAACCGACCATCCGCGCGGCCGATCATGTGCTGGAGCTTGGCCCCGGCTCGGGCTTCCTGGGCGGAGAGCTGGTCTTTTCCGGTTCCCCGGAGGATCTGGTGAACAAATCCAAGAGTCTGACCGGAAAATACATGCGCGGGGAACTGCGCATCGCAAGGCCCGCAAAGCGCAGAACCTCGGACCGGGCCATCATCCTGCGCGGCGTGACCACCAACAACCTGCGCGGTATCGACGCCCGTTTCCCCTTGAGCACCCTGGTCTGCATCACCGGGGTCTCCGGCTCGGGCAAGAGCTCGCTGGTCATGGACTCGCTGTACAAGCACCTGGCCCTGGCCCAGGGCCTCAAGGTCGACAGCCCCGGCACCATCGGAGGCATCGAGGGTGCCGGGGCCGTGGAAAAAATCATCTCCATCGATCAAAGCCCCATCGGCCGGACGCCGCGCTCCAACCCAGCCACCTACACCAAGATCTTCGACGAAATCCGGGCCATCTTCGCCGGCAGCAAGGACGCCAAGAAGCGCGGCTACAACGTCGGAAGATTCAGCTTCAACGTGCGCGGCGGCCGTTGCGAGGCCTGCCAGGGCGACGGCCAGATCCGGGTCGAGATGCATTTTTTGCCCGATGTCTTCGTGACCTGCGAGGTCTGCGGGGGCAAGCGCTACAACCGCGAGACCCTTGATATTCTGTACCGCGACAAGTCCATCGCCGACGTGCTGGACATGACCGTCAGGCAGGCCCGGCAATTCTTCGCCAACCATCCGGCCCTGGAACGCAAGCTTGGCGTGCTGGAGGAAGTGGGCCTTGAATACATCCGCCTGGGCCAGCCCGCCACGACCCTGTCCGGAGGCGAGGCCCAGCGCATCAAGATCTCGCGCGAGCTGGGCAAACGCAGTCTGCCCGGAACCCTGTACATCCTGGATGAACCCACCACCGGCCTGCACATGCACGAAGTCGGCAAGCTCATCGCCGTGTTGCACACCCTGGTCGACAAGGGAGCCTCGGTCATTGTCATCGAGCACAACCTCGATGTGGTCGCGGCTTCGGACCACGTCATCGATCTTGGACCCGGCGGAGGTGAAAACGGAGGCCTCATCGTGGCCGAAGGCACTCCAGAGGACTTGAAGAACAATCCCGGATCGGTCACGGGGCCTTTTCTGGAATTGTAA
- a CDS encoding flavoredoxin, with product MKISLGAKTLAQPAPLWIVGSYDEDGNANAMAAAWGGICCSKPPCITVSLREDRHSYASIIARRAFTISVPSVAFAAQADYFGIASGKDVDKFAATGLTPVRSEVVDAPYVGEFPLVLECTLLRTVELGMHIQFIGEIVDVKAEEDVLDEKGYPDAAKVRPLIFTPVTRAYHTVGEYVGQAFEIGRSFGEKS from the coding sequence ATGAAAATTTCTCTTGGTGCGAAGACGCTGGCCCAGCCTGCGCCATTGTGGATTGTCGGGTCCTATGATGAAGATGGCAATGCCAACGCCATGGCTGCTGCCTGGGGCGGAATATGCTGTTCCAAGCCGCCTTGTATCACAGTCTCCTTGCGTGAAGATCGCCACAGCTACGCATCCATTATCGCACGTCGTGCGTTCACGATCAGCGTGCCTTCGGTCGCGTTCGCGGCTCAGGCCGATTATTTCGGCATCGCATCCGGAAAGGACGTGGACAAGTTCGCAGCCACGGGGCTGACTCCGGTGCGCTCGGAAGTCGTCGATGCTCCCTATGTGGGAGAGTTTCCTCTGGTGCTGGAGTGTACCTTGCTGCGCACCGTGGAGCTTGGCATGCACATCCAGTTCATTGGAGAGATCGTCGATGTCAAGGCGGAAGAGGATGTCCTCGACGAGAAGGGCTATCCTGACGCAGCCAAGGTCAGGCCGCTCATATTCACCCCCGTGACCAGAGCCTATCACACCGTGGGCGAGTATGTGGGCCAGGCGTTCGAGATCGGACGCTCTTTCGGGGAAAAGAGCTAG
- a CDS encoding GGDEF domain-containing protein, which translates to MSMQHENFFCSHDVVNSLIKAGVPSNSKWGALILYMRSISEYDFLSADQKRQMQTLVMNIVRDGDFSEAKFKDVVRRKEQILYQPWNKKLEETFRETVVLIEHVRSQNLMRTKEVRDLRETTIHTVTEQNALEDIVLGIKAAFEKVLTHMEQDTRDLVEMSYTDSLTKLSNRRAFDRYYQTTLVEYMVTGNPMSLIFLDIDNFKDFNDSYGHRIGDQALVTVASKLTGYAQKYGTVPNRSFFPARFGGEEFVVALPGVGLGEAAEDAENLRSIIEDYNFIIRDHNGQVLQKGIKITVSLGVAELKREWADQAGARLLDEADKAMYRAKGRGRNRVCTMNER; encoded by the coding sequence ATGAGCATGCAGCACGAAAATTTCTTTTGTTCGCACGATGTCGTAAATTCTCTCATCAAAGCGGGAGTGCCTTCCAATTCCAAGTGGGGCGCGCTCATCCTCTACATGCGCTCCATTTCGGAATACGATTTCCTTTCGGCCGACCAGAAACGCCAGATGCAGACCCTGGTCATGAACATCGTGCGGGACGGGGATTTTTCCGAGGCCAAATTCAAGGATGTCGTGCGTAGAAAGGAACAGATCCTCTACCAGCCTTGGAACAAAAAGCTGGAGGAGACTTTTCGCGAGACCGTGGTCCTCATCGAACATGTGCGCTCCCAGAACCTTATGCGGACCAAGGAGGTTCGCGATCTGCGGGAGACGACCATCCATACCGTGACGGAACAGAACGCCCTGGAAGACATTGTCCTTGGTATCAAGGCGGCCTTCGAGAAGGTACTCACGCACATGGAACAGGACACCCGCGACCTGGTCGAGATGAGTTACACGGACTCCCTGACCAAGCTCAGCAACCGCCGCGCCTTCGACCGCTATTACCAGACAACCCTGGTCGAATACATGGTCACGGGCAATCCCATGAGTCTCATTTTTCTCGACATCGATAATTTCAAGGACTTCAACGACTCCTACGGCCACCGCATCGGGGATCAGGCGCTGGTCACCGTAGCCAGCAAGCTGACGGGTTACGCGCAGAAATACGGCACCGTCCCGAACCGCAGCTTTTTTCCCGCCCGCTTCGGGGGAGAGGAGTTCGTGGTCGCCCTGCCCGGAGTCGGGCTTGGCGAGGCGGCGGAAGACGCGGAAAATTTGCGTAGCATCATCGAGGACTACAATTTCATCATCCGCGACCACAACGGCCAGGTGCTGCAGAAGGGAATCAAGATCACCGTGTCCCTTGGCGTGGCCGAACTGAAAAGAGAGTGGGCTGACCAGGCAGGGGCCAGGCTCCTCGACGAGGCGGACAAGGCCATGTACAGGGCCAAGGGACGAGGCAGAAACCGTGTCTGCACCATGAACGAGCGCTGA